Proteins encoded within one genomic window of Synechococcus sp. PCC 7335:
- a CDS encoding Rrf2 family transcriptional regulator, which translates to MELSCKSEYALLALIELSLHYSKGEPLRICQIAAQQGIPDRYLEQLLATLRRGGFVKSQRGAKGGYLLTREPWQVSLLDVVSCIEGFDANAREVKSPQTTEGAVVSEVWQEVWRSAESVLEEYTLQDLVDKRNTRQQVDLMYYI; encoded by the coding sequence GTGGAACTATCCTGCAAAAGCGAGTACGCCTTGCTGGCTTTAATAGAGCTAAGCTTGCACTACAGCAAGGGAGAACCGCTAAGAATCTGTCAGATTGCAGCGCAGCAAGGTATTCCCGATCGCTATTTGGAGCAGCTATTAGCGACGCTGCGCAGAGGTGGGTTTGTGAAGAGCCAACGGGGTGCAAAGGGAGGATACTTACTTACTCGTGAACCTTGGCAGGTGTCGTTGCTAGATGTCGTGAGCTGTATTGAGGGATTTGACGCAAACGCAAGAGAGGTGAAGTCTCCGCAGACCACAGAAGGAGCAGTCGTGAGTGAGGTGTGGCAAGAGGTATGGCGTTCGGCTGAATCGGTGTTAGAAGAATACACGCTGCAAGATTTAGTCGATAAGCGCAATACGCGGCAGCAAGTAGATTTGATGTACTACATATAG
- the cysK gene encoding cysteine synthase A, translated as MKIANSVTELIGHTPMVRLARIPESEGCVAQIVVKLEGMNPSASVKDRIGISMIEAAEEAGDIVPGKTTLVEPTSGNTGIALAMAAAAKGYRLVLTMPETMSSERRAMLRAYGAELELTPGIEGMSGCIQRAQTLVDTLPDAYMLQQFDNPANPLIHRRSTAEEIWQDTEGQADFLVAGVGTGGTITGVGEVIKQRKPSFRVIAVEPVNSAVLSGRMPGPHKIQGIGAGFVPKVLKQDLIDEVVTVTDDEAIAFGRRLAKDEGILSGISSGAALCAAVKIAKRSENKGKLIVMIQPSFGERYLSTPLFQDPKPIG; from the coding sequence ATGAAGATTGCGAACAGTGTGACTGAGCTGATTGGACATACCCCAATGGTGCGTTTGGCCCGGATTCCTGAAAGTGAGGGTTGTGTAGCTCAAATTGTGGTGAAGTTAGAGGGGATGAATCCATCGGCCTCCGTGAAGGATCGTATTGGCATTAGTATGATCGAAGCGGCTGAAGAAGCTGGTGATATTGTGCCAGGGAAGACGACGCTGGTAGAACCGACTTCGGGAAATACAGGAATTGCGCTGGCAATGGCAGCAGCAGCAAAAGGATACAGGCTAGTATTGACGATGCCGGAGACAATGAGTTCTGAGCGGCGGGCGATGCTGCGAGCCTACGGCGCTGAGCTAGAACTTACACCTGGAATAGAAGGAATGAGTGGCTGTATTCAGCGAGCGCAGACTTTGGTGGATACACTGCCAGATGCCTACATGCTACAGCAGTTTGATAATCCAGCGAACCCCCTAATTCATCGACGTTCGACGGCGGAAGAGATCTGGCAGGATACAGAAGGTCAGGCAGATTTTTTGGTGGCAGGCGTCGGAACGGGTGGCACGATTACAGGCGTCGGTGAGGTGATTAAGCAACGGAAGCCAAGCTTTCGCGTGATAGCAGTAGAGCCCGTAAATAGTGCTGTTCTGTCTGGAAGGATGCCTGGTCCCCACAAAATTCAAGGGATTGGAGCTGGATTTGTTCCAAAGGTGTTGAAGCAGGATTTGATAGATGAAGTCGTAACCGTAACGGATGATGAGGCGATCGCATTCGGTAGACGTCTTGCAAAAGACGAAGGTATTCTTTCGGGTATCTCTAGCGGCGCGGCTCTGTGCGCAGCGGTGAAAATTGCAAAACGGTCTGAAAACAAAGGAAAGCTGATTGTGATGATTCAGCCTAGTTTCGGCGAGCGATATTTGAGTACACCGCTGTTTCAAGATCCTAAGCCAATAGGATAG
- a CDS encoding SDR family oxidoreductase: MSFEADCEEGDQLALPPMLANLGASLLAPSLDRSVGSALITGASSGIGEATARAFAQAGFDLLLMARSQDKLSVLAEELAVFGVNTQGVVIDLADCNRVKALVEKAIAHFGPVDILVNSAGMGYTAPIGDMPLADWQRVMSLNVTSVFQMVQAVLPGMRAQSRGLIINIASIAAQQAFPNWGAYGVSKAALVQLSNAIAAEESANGIRVVTLSPGAVNTPIWDTDTVQANFDRSAMLTPETVAQTILHTALLPSSAVISHLTITPSVGAL; this comes from the coding sequence TTGAGTTTTGAAGCTGATTGCGAAGAGGGCGATCAGCTAGCTTTGCCGCCTATGTTAGCCAATCTAGGAGCCTCGCTATTAGCTCCATCACTAGATAGATCCGTAGGTAGCGCGTTGATTACCGGCGCTAGCTCTGGAATAGGAGAAGCAACGGCAAGGGCGTTTGCTCAAGCTGGGTTTGATCTGCTACTGATGGCCCGCTCGCAGGATAAGCTCTCTGTCTTAGCTGAAGAGCTAGCTGTCTTTGGAGTGAACACTCAAGGGGTAGTGATTGACCTAGCCGACTGTAATAGAGTGAAGGCACTAGTGGAAAAGGCGATCGCGCATTTCGGCCCAGTGGATATTCTCGTAAATAGCGCAGGTATGGGGTATACCGCGCCTATAGGTGATATGCCCTTAGCTGATTGGCAGCGAGTAATGTCGCTCAATGTGACAAGCGTTTTCCAAATGGTTCAGGCAGTCTTACCAGGAATGCGGGCTCAATCTAGAGGATTGATCATCAACATTGCCTCGATTGCAGCGCAGCAAGCTTTCCCGAACTGGGGTGCGTATGGTGTAAGTAAGGCGGCGTTGGTGCAATTGTCGAACGCAATTGCGGCTGAAGAGTCTGCTAACGGAATTCGAGTCGTTACCTTATCACCTGGAGCGGTCAATACACCTATTTGGGATACCGATACTGTTCAAGCCAACTTTGACAGGTCTGCTATGCTCACGCCAGAAACAGTTGCCCAAACCATCTTGCATACGGCGCTTCTACCTTCTAGTGCGGTCATTTCTCATCTGACGATAACGCCTAGCGTCGGTGCATTGTAG
- a CDS encoding PPC domain-containing protein has translation MKPTKFLAIAVPAFLLTTGLGMGKAAAELYNPPTLDGREINDTLSNSDIPTGLGGFAKDYVVDLEAGDQITVDAISEEFDTLVMLMDANGITVSENDDGPDGSTNSLLFARISEAGKYTIRVRSYAGEGSGPFSIKVARLRPIEF, from the coding sequence ATGAAACCAACTAAATTTCTAGCGATCGCAGTTCCGGCCTTTCTACTCACTACTGGTCTTGGCATGGGTAAAGCTGCTGCCGAGCTATATAACCCCCCAACTTTAGACGGACGAGAAATTAACGACACGCTCTCCAACAGTGATATTCCCACCGGGCTAGGTGGCTTTGCCAAAGATTACGTAGTCGATCTAGAAGCTGGCGACCAGATCACTGTTGATGCTATCTCAGAAGAGTTTGACACGCTGGTTATGCTGATGGACGCTAACGGCATCACTGTCAGCGAAAACGATGATGGCCCTGACGGGAGCACTAACTCTCTGCTATTTGCCCGGATTAGCGAAGCGGGTAAATACACCATCCGCGTCCGTTCTTACGCAGGTGAGGGCTCTGGTCCTTTTTCGATTAAGGTGGCTCGTCTGCGTCCTATCGAATTCTAG
- a CDS encoding aldehyde oxygenase (deformylating), with amino-acid sequence MQTLEVSPAMDFQSETYKDAYSRINAIVIEGELEANNNYKQLSEHLGDFKDDLLKLARMENRHMKGFQACGKNLSVNPDMPFAKEFFAQLHDNFQTALAEGKIVTCLLIQSLIIETFAISAYNIYIPVADDFARKITEGVVKDEYMHLNFGEEWLKANFEASKAELETANRANLPLIWKMLNQVEEDAAVLGMEKDALIEDFMITYGEALANIGFSARDVMRLSAQGLAAV; translated from the coding sequence ATGCAAACCCTTGAAGTTAGCCCAGCAATGGATTTCCAAAGTGAAACCTACAAAGATGCTTACAGTCGTATTAACGCGATTGTGATTGAGGGCGAGCTCGAAGCGAACAATAACTACAAGCAGCTATCGGAGCATCTTGGTGACTTCAAGGATGATTTGCTTAAGCTGGCTCGAATGGAAAACCGTCATATGAAGGGATTTCAGGCTTGTGGTAAAAACCTCAGCGTCAACCCAGATATGCCCTTTGCAAAAGAATTCTTCGCTCAGCTCCACGATAATTTTCAAACTGCTCTTGCCGAGGGCAAAATTGTCACCTGTCTGCTGATCCAATCTTTGATCATTGAAACCTTCGCTATCTCTGCCTACAACATCTATATTCCAGTCGCAGATGACTTTGCCCGTAAGATTACAGAAGGCGTCGTCAAAGATGAGTATATGCATTTAAACTTTGGCGAAGAGTGGCTAAAGGCAAACTTTGAAGCATCCAAAGCCGAGCTAGAGACAGCAAACCGTGCCAATCTACCCTTGATCTGGAAGATGCTAAACCAGGTGGAAGAGGATGCGGCTGTTCTGGGTATGGAGAAAGATGCCTTGATCGAAGACTTTATGATCACCTACGGCGAAGCACTTGCTAACATAGGCTTTAGCGCTCGCGATGTGATGCGACTATCCGCTCAAGGGCTTGCCGCTGTGTAG
- a CDS encoding long-chain acyl-[acyl-carrier-protein] reductase: MFGLIGHLTSLEHAKSVAHKLGYPEYAEQGLDFWCSAPPQVVDHFKVVSATGQTIEGKYVESCFLPEMLANRRIKAATRKILNAMAHAQKEGINITALGGFSSIIFENFKLEQIKRVRNLDLDFSKFTTGNTHTAYVICKQVEEAAPSLGIDLSQATVAVCGATGDIGSAVCRWLTARTGVKNLLLVARNQERLENLQADLKFGQVQTLDEALPQADVVVWVASMPKGVEVDLETLKQPCLMVDGGYPKNMDVTFSHPGITVLKGGIVEHMLDIDWHIMNIVNMDVPGRQLFACFAESMLLEFEKLHTNFSWGRNQITLEKMDLIGEASRRHGFKPLLT; this comes from the coding sequence ATGTTTGGTTTAATTGGTCATCTCACCAGCCTAGAACACGCTAAATCAGTTGCCCATAAGCTGGGCTACCCTGAATATGCGGAACAAGGCTTAGACTTTTGGTGTAGCGCCCCGCCCCAGGTTGTCGATCACTTTAAAGTGGTTAGCGCTACAGGACAGACGATCGAAGGCAAATACGTTGAGTCTTGTTTTTTGCCAGAGATGTTAGCGAACAGGCGGATTAAAGCAGCCACTCGTAAAATTCTAAATGCAATGGCTCATGCTCAAAAAGAGGGCATCAACATCACGGCGCTAGGTGGTTTTTCGTCCATCATTTTTGAGAACTTCAAGCTAGAGCAGATTAAGCGGGTTCGGAACTTAGATTTAGACTTTAGTAAGTTCACAACTGGAAACACGCATACAGCCTATGTGATCTGTAAGCAGGTAGAGGAAGCGGCTCCTAGCCTCGGCATCGATCTGAGCCAGGCGACGGTCGCAGTCTGTGGTGCAACTGGTGATATTGGGAGCGCTGTGTGTCGTTGGTTAACGGCACGTACAGGCGTTAAGAACCTGCTGCTCGTGGCTCGTAATCAAGAGCGTCTAGAAAACTTACAAGCAGATCTAAAGTTCGGTCAGGTGCAAACATTGGACGAAGCACTGCCCCAAGCGGATGTAGTGGTGTGGGTTGCCAGTATGCCCAAAGGGGTAGAAGTAGATTTGGAGACACTAAAGCAGCCTTGCTTGATGGTTGATGGTGGCTATCCAAAGAACATGGATGTGACGTTCTCGCACCCGGGTATTACAGTACTCAAAGGTGGCATCGTTGAGCACATGCTAGACATTGATTGGCACATCATGAACATTGTGAACATGGATGTGCCAGGCCGTCAGCTATTCGCCTGCTTTGCAGAGTCGATGCTGTTGGAGTTTGAAAAGCTACATACCAATTTTTCTTGGGGCCGCAATCAAATTACGTTAGAGAAGATGGATTTGATTGGAGAGGCATCTAGACGACACGGGTTTAAACCCCTGCTAACGTGA
- a CDS encoding acetyl-CoA carboxylase carboxyltransferase subunit alpha: protein MVTTERRPILLDFEKPLAELESRIVQIRELAEDNDVDVSDQIHQLESRAQQLRQEIFTSLTPAQRIQVARHPRRPSTLDYIQAISDEWVELHGDRRSGKDDLALVGGIARFQGRPVMMMGHQKGRDTKDNVARNFGMPVPGGYRKAMRLMEHADRFDMPIFSFIDTPGAWPGFEAEEMGQGEAIAYNLREMFRLDVPIICTVIGEGGSGGALGIGVGDRLMMFEHSVYYVASPEACASILWKDAARSPQAADALKVTAWDLKKLGILDQLLPEPIGGAHAAPIEAADTLQQALAQNLNALLDMSPEQRRNQRYDKFRQIGVFSS from the coding sequence ATGGTAACGACTGAACGTAGGCCAATTTTACTGGATTTTGAGAAGCCACTAGCTGAGTTAGAGTCGCGAATTGTTCAGATTCGTGAGCTAGCTGAAGATAACGATGTCGATGTGTCTGACCAGATCCATCAGCTGGAATCGCGGGCCCAGCAGCTGCGTCAGGAAATTTTTACAAGCCTAACACCAGCTCAACGAATTCAGGTAGCTCGTCATCCGCGTCGGCCCAGTACGCTGGACTATATTCAGGCCATTAGCGATGAATGGGTAGAACTACACGGCGATCGCCGTTCGGGTAAGGACGACTTGGCCTTAGTCGGCGGCATCGCTCGTTTCCAAGGCCGCCCGGTAATGATGATGGGTCATCAAAAAGGACGCGATACTAAAGACAACGTAGCGCGCAACTTTGGGATGCCAGTGCCCGGTGGCTATCGCAAGGCGATGCGGTTGATGGAGCATGCCGATCGCTTTGATATGCCGATTTTTAGCTTTATTGATACGCCAGGTGCCTGGCCAGGATTTGAAGCAGAAGAAATGGGTCAGGGCGAGGCGATCGCCTATAACTTGCGTGAGATGTTTCGCCTAGATGTACCGATTATTTGTACGGTGATTGGAGAAGGCGGCTCCGGTGGCGCTTTAGGTATCGGTGTGGGCGATCGCCTAATGATGTTTGAGCACTCGGTCTACTATGTGGCAAGTCCGGAAGCCTGCGCGTCTATTTTGTGGAAGGACGCAGCTAGATCACCGCAAGCGGCTGATGCGCTAAAGGTCACCGCCTGGGATCTTAAGAAGCTGGGCATTTTGGATCAACTACTGCCTGAACCTATTGGGGGCGCTCATGCTGCGCCGATTGAAGCGGCAGATACTCTACAGCAAGCTTTAGCACAGAATCTTAATGCCCTTTTGGATATGAGCCCAGAGCAACGACGTAATCAGCGCTATGACAAATTTCGTCAGATTGGCGTATTTTCCAGCTAG
- a CDS encoding DUF4112 domain-containing protein: MSLPSDKSSIHKADVTTASLKRLQRMSHLLDKAIAIPGSGIRVGLDPILGLLPGGGDVVTGLLSVYIVFEAAKMGLPAQTLGRMGCNILLDVLSGMVPVLGDLFDVGWKANSQNVALIEKHMAAPVPSRAADKIFSIVVIVGLVSLVIGMAAVSIWVAGQVWTLLFR, from the coding sequence ATGTCTCTTCCTTCAGATAAGTCTTCTATACACAAAGCTGACGTCACGACTGCTTCTCTTAAACGCCTGCAGCGAATGAGCCATCTCTTAGATAAGGCGATCGCAATTCCTGGCTCAGGTATTCGAGTCGGCCTCGATCCAATTCTGGGATTGCTGCCAGGAGGAGGTGATGTAGTAACGGGCTTACTCTCTGTCTATATTGTATTTGAGGCGGCCAAGATGGGTCTACCTGCCCAGACACTAGGACGAATGGGCTGCAATATTCTCCTCGATGTACTCAGTGGAATGGTGCCTGTGCTGGGGGATTTATTCGACGTGGGTTGGAAGGCGAATAGTCAGAATGTGGCACTGATAGAAAAACATATGGCTGCGCCTGTGCCGAGCCGAGCCGCGGATAAGATATTTTCAATTGTAGTCATTGTGGGACTTGTATCGCTGGTTATTGGGATGGCTGCGGTATCTATCTGGGTTGCTGGCCAAGTGTGGACGCTACTTTTTCGATAG